A genomic window from bacterium includes:
- a CDS encoding C39 family peptidase, with protein MSEIKDLFSKNILFFLLFIFIGASYAEAGEKIENMSPPANCGANWTEDIDVCRRCHNQSSGRDSLSIQSFYSSSDECGGNSTYVGPMQTETTSDKKLIVTHPDTTVLVGTNLCFPNTLKINGYAIAYYYYEDDVVKHEEWWPDADTTYTRRHFYPTGGGHNYKVKVIYCSNGMPSCGTGWVRLTKEWAINIGEGEINLAVPYYSQLDSTSWNGSDSTGWANEIYDSTDTTISRLGCALTDLVMVVRSYGIAYDAEGEEVNPKNMNNWLNGNKGYYPGGYIDWTKVATYSSDQVIYNHVGASFDTLDSDLKDNNPVILKVPRNIKKTHFVTVKGKTTDTYKINDPSSTTNVTLTAYDNQFDTIFDTVGTGGFRRFTHKTPEKGQMGVFVQCPVELLLTDPQGKRLGFDPITKTIVNDGLNGFYGAGDAVDERITDPGKQLTVDIEEGNYSLQTYGTGVGPYTLYIGIILPKLAGEKLEEVDAVFTGITREGAIADYPITITTSPETSKVEHIITLTSMKEDVEILFQLEEIDNEGIKNSLLKKLETAVQAMDKGDTNTIENILGAFKNEIEAQKGKHITEKGAKILLDDADYLVKHL; from the coding sequence ATGTCTGAGATAAAAGACTTATTCTCAAAAAATATTTTATTTTTCTTACTGTTTATTTTTATTGGTGCAAGTTATGCGGAGGCCGGTGAAAAGATAGAAAATATGAGCCCCCCGGCCAATTGTGGAGCGAATTGGACAGAGGATATAGATGTATGCCGCAGGTGCCATAATCAAAGTTCCGGCAGGGATAGTTTAAGCATTCAAAGTTTTTATTCAAGTTCTGATGAATGCGGGGGAAATTCAACTTATGTCGGCCCCATGCAGACGGAGACTACATCAGACAAAAAGCTTATAGTTACCCATCCTGATACAACTGTCCTGGTTGGAACGAATTTGTGTTTTCCAAATACATTAAAAATAAATGGTTATGCGATTGCGTATTATTATTATGAAGACGATGTTGTGAAACATGAAGAATGGTGGCCGGATGCTGATACTACCTATACCCGCAGGCATTTTTATCCAACAGGAGGCGGACATAATTATAAAGTTAAAGTAATTTATTGCAGTAACGGGATGCCGTCATGCGGGACAGGCTGGGTAAGACTTACCAAGGAATGGGCAATAAACATCGGAGAAGGAGAGATAAACCTGGCAGTTCCTTATTACAGCCAGCTTGATTCAACGAGCTGGAACGGTTCTGATTCCACAGGATGGGCCAATGAAATTTATGACAGCACAGATACTACAATCAGTAGATTGGGCTGCGCGTTGACTGATTTAGTTATGGTTGTAAGGTCATACGGAATAGCGTATGATGCAGAGGGAGAAGAGGTTAATCCGAAAAATATGAATAACTGGTTAAATGGAAATAAAGGATATTATCCGGGAGGATATATAGATTGGACGAAAGTAGCAACATATTCAAGTGACCAGGTTATATATAATCATGTGGGTGCAAGTTTTGATACATTAGATAGTGACTTGAAAGATAATAATCCTGTAATTTTAAAAGTTCCAAGAAATATTAAAAAAACTCATTTTGTAACAGTAAAAGGGAAAACAACCGATACATATAAAATTAATGATCCATCATCAACCACAAATGTTACTTTAACAGCATATGATAATCAATTTGATACTATATTTGATACTGTGGGAACAGGGGGATTCAGACGATTTACTCATAAGACTCCAGAAAAAGGTCAAATGGGAGTTTTTGTTCAATGTCCCGTAGAACTTTTATTGACTGACCCGCAGGGTAAAAGATTAGGTTTTGATCCTATTACAAAAACTATTGTGAATGATGGTCTAAATGGATTCTATGGTGCAGGAGATGCAGTTGATGAAAGGATTACTGATCCGGGAAAACAATTAACTGTTGACATAGAAGAAGGGAATTATTCATTGCAGACTTATGGTACAGGAGTTGGACCATATACCTTGTACATTGGTATAATCCTTCCTAAACTTGCCGGAGAGAAATTGGAAGAAGTGGATGCTGTATTTACCGGTATTACACGGGAAGGAGCTATAGCAGATTATCCTATTACAATTACGACTTCGCCTGAGACATCCAAGGTAGAACATATTATAACTCTAACTTCCATGAAAGAGGATGTGGAAATTCTTTTTCAATTAGAAGAAATTGATAACGAAGGAATAAAAAACAGCTTATTGAAGAAGCTGGAAACGGCGGTGCAGGCAATGGATAAAGGTGATACCAACACAATTGAGAATATTTTAGGCGCTTTCAAGAATGAAATTGAAGCCCAGAAAGGGAAACATATAACTGAAAAAGGAGCAAAGATTTTATTGGATGACGCGGATTATTTAGTTAAGCATTTGTGA
- a CDS encoding transposase has protein sequence MYKKTSPQQKLFGIDMQLSSSLRNRLISSWAHLFKHEILPILFKNEDQYAMLYGNTGRPNFSVARMLGLCLLQEFNTLSDQQALDTFSFDIRWRYALDINDDEDYLSRRSLVEFRRRLAAKDPEMKLIRNVFDNISWGDRGRWC, from the coding sequence ATGTATAAAAAAACTTCTCCCCAACAAAAATTATTCGGTATAGACATGCAGTTATCCTCTTCATTGCGCAATCGCCTTATTTCATCATGGGCTCATCTGTTCAAGCATGAAATCCTTCCCATACTGTTTAAGAATGAAGACCAGTATGCGATGCTGTACGGCAATACGGGACGTCCCAACTTCAGCGTTGCACGCATGTTAGGGCTGTGTCTACTGCAAGAGTTTAACACCTTGAGCGATCAACAAGCCCTAGACACATTCAGCTTCGATATCCGGTGGCGATACGCGTTGGATATTAACGACGATGAGGATTATCTATCGCGCCGTTCACTGGTCGAGTTCCGTAGAAGACTGGCCGCCAAAGACCCGGAGATGAAGCTGATCCGCAATGTCTTCGATAACATCAGTT